ACTCAAACCTATTTTTCTCAAACCTATTATTCTTAAATATTATTATGTCTGAAATTAACTTTACTTTTGGTATAAAGAGTATTGATATTTTGGAGTTTTCTTACGTTCATCCTAAAAATACTTTCCCTGAAAACGCCTCTTTTCGTTTTGAGACCAATATAGAACAAAAGGTAAATTTGGAAAAGGCAAATATTTATGTAATTTCNACATTCCATATTCATTGCGAAAGCACGGGTGAAAAATTGGGAAATGCCGTTGTTAGCTGTGTGTATGGAATAGAAAATATCAAACAATTTATTAACGAGAACAATGTTTTTGAGTTGCCTGAACAGATTGTGGTTCTGTTTAACTCCATCTCTATTTCCACCTGCCGAGGCGTATTGTTTACATTATTCAGAGGAACGCCGTTGCATTCGGTNGTACTTCCGGTTATTNACCCAAAGGAATTTACAAAACAAAAACCGTTATAGGNTAGGTTATTTTGAAAATAATCATATAAGCNATTTTAGAAAAAAGTGTCTTTCAGGACACTTTTTTTATTTGTATNCGTTAAACTTTTCNTTTTTATCAGTTAAATTATTCTATTTTTTTTCTTTTTTATTCGGTAAACTTNGGTAAATGACGGTAAGCTTCGGCAAGAGNTTGATAATGAGAGGTTAAAGTGCTTTTTAGCTATTGCAAAACGCTTTTTGAGGNTTTATCTTTGCATTGTCCAATACAGAATGATGCGCATCTTTTGGAGGACGGAAATAAATTTATTGTTTAATTTATTAAAAATTTACAATTATGGCAACAAGCCAGAATCCCTTAACGGGAAGGATGTCCGGTACGGTGGGCAACTTTGTCGCTACTACGTACAGAGGACAAAATGTAATCCGCTCCAAAGCGTTCAATCCGAAAGATGCGAACAGCGAAGCCCAACAAAAGCACCGGAGCATATTTAAGTTAATGAGTGATGAATATACGTCGCTCGCGTCAATAATCAGTTTCGGTTTTCCAAACCGTCCTAAAAATCAGTCGCCTTACAACGCGTTTATGGCAGCCAATTTGCCTGTCGCGGTGGATAAATCGGGAGAAACTCCCGTAATTGACTATTCCAAAATGGTACTGTCGAAAGGATCGTTGCCGAGAGTCAATGTGGTTTCGGTAGAAACAGGTGAAACGGGAATAACGGTGAATTATCAGCCCCGTTCGGCTTATCCGGAAGCTTCACCCGACGATGTGGTAACGGCTGTGGTAAAATCCACCGAAGGAATGTTGTATTCCGTCTCCAAACCGAGAGGGGAGTTGGAAACCGATTCTATTTTGCTACCTCTGCTAAATGCTACAACGGATAATGTAATTTATATTTACCTGATGGTAGTTTCGGCAGACAAGCAAAAAGCTTCGCAAACAAGTTATGTAGTTATGTAGCTTTTGAGCAATATGCTTTTAAAGAAAAAAAGACGTTGAAAGTTCCATCGTCTTTTTTTCTTAATATCAAAGATAAACAGCCCCTTTTATTCCGTTTTCGTTGCTTTTTCCAAGCGTTTCATCATTGAGAAGATAAATATAGCTGATACGAAACAGCAAATCATAAATACACCCCAAAGCACGTATAAATCTACTCTGTCCCAAAGCAAACTTCCTACAAACAACAGTTTATTTCCAACTGCCGTAGCTAATAACCAACCTCCTTGCATTAATCCCTGGAAGCGGGCGGGAGCCACTTTCGANACAAAGGANANTCCCATCGGACTTAAAAATAATTCTGCAATCGTAAGAATTAAATAACTGCTTATTAACCAATAAGGTGAAACTCGCATTTCATCCGGCACTGCTGCACCTCCTAACAAACGCGGGGAAATTAAATTTAAAGATGCCACCAACACTACCACAAATCCCAAAGCTGCGACAATCATTCCAATTCCGATTTTTCTTGGNGTAGACGGTTCTAATCCTTTTGAGTTCAGGAAACTAAATAATCCCATTACCGCGGGAGTTAAAGCCACTATAAATAACGGATTGAATGATTGGAAAATTTCGGGAGCAATAGGATTTGTTGCCGAATATTGATAAGTAACCAAATAATAAGCGATTAAACCGAAAATGATAGTTAACGCACCGCCTATTACCCTGTAACGGAGCGTGGACTTGCTTCTGAATAATAAAAACAAACCTACAATGGTTGCAATAACACAAAGTATTGATTTTAAATTAAAGAAAAGGAATGTGAATGCACTCACTTCTTTTACGGTGTAGTCACGGGCAAATACAGTTAAAGTTAGTCCGTTTTGATGGAACGACATCCAGAAGAAAATAACAACGAGAAAAACAAGTATTAGCGCAATTACTCTTGGTTGTTCGTCTTTGGTTGCTATTTGGAAAATGTAAGAGACAAACGCTACAAATAATCCAATAGCCATACCCAGTCCTANTTTTGAAGATTGTTCCAATCCCGGTATTAATTGAATTAATATGGCGGTTACCCCCATTAAAAGTAAAGAAATAACCAAACTTCTTCCCATTTTAGAGCTTTCAGCGTTGTTGATAGTGTTGGTTTGTTTTTCAACTGCTTTTGAAACCGATTTGCTTGGTAACAATTTATTGAATATCACATATACCAGTAAAGAAGCAATCATAGCCACTGCGGCAATGGCAAATGCCCAGTTATATCCTCTTGAAAAAACATCTAAATATTGATGAGCAAAAGCGCTTAAATCGGTTATTGGAGTTCCATGTAAAACCGCTTTGTTAGCCAACTCTTGGAATTGAGCAGTGTCTTTTAATGTTCCGTTAAGGTATTGATGAGCTAAAGCGGGTAAGCTNCCATCGTGCAAGAATCCATTTTTAGTTAACCACCAATCTCTTACTTCCGTAGCCACAAAAGGGGCGAAAAATGCTCCCACGTTAATCCCCATATAAAAAATCATAAAAGCGGAATCGCGGTATTTGGCGTATTTTTCATCGTCGTAAAGCTGACCTACAACAGCTTGCAAGTTTCCCTTAAATAATCCGTTTCCAAGCGAAATAACNAATAACGCTGCAAATGAACCTGCCAAAGACATTGAAGGAACTGCCATCATTATGTAACCGATGAACATAATAATTTGCCCATACAAGATGACNGTTTTGTATTTTTTAGTCCAGTCTGCCATCATTCCGCCAATTAACGCCATAGCATAAATAGCGAAATAAAACCANCTGTAATAATCACCGGCTGCTTTCACAGACAATCCGTATTTTACTTGGAGAAAAAGTACAAGGATTGCCATCATAGTATAGAAACCAAATCGTTCGCCCATGTTGGTAAAAAAGGCAACGAATAGTCCTCTAGGATGTTCTTTTAACATAGTTTTTATTGAATTTAAATTGAATATTATTACAAATATGTTGCAAATATATGCAAATTGATTTAATTATTTCCCATTTATAGATAGAATTGAGGCATTATTTCTTAATTATTTAAAATGTATTGCCTTACCTGCTACCTTTTATTGAAATTATTTTTTTTCTGTCGATATTTGATAACTCTGTGAGGTAAAAATGGTTTATATGGTANGATTTACTTCGTTTGGGCGTTTTTATGCAATATAATGACCTAATTTTCATCCTTTTGATGATTACTTTTTCCTAATTTTGTACTTATCAGATGAGCGTTTTTTTGATTTTTGATGCAATTTTATAACCATGAAAAAAATATTACACATTTCTTTGTTTTTGTTTTTATTTGGAGTAGTGCATTTAAGCGCCCAAAATAAACAATTAACCAATATCCCTACTTTCTACATTAAAACTGTAAACAATGTTCCGGTTAATAGTAAGGAAATTTATGTGCCCGGCACCATTGAGGTTGTGAGCAGTAACGCTTCGGATGTATTTACAGATTCGTTGGAAATACGCGGACGTGGAAATTCAACTTGGACTTTTCCTAAAAAACCTTATCGAATAAAACTTAAAAGCAAAAGAAACTTATTATCGCTTCCTGCAAAAGCAAAAAACTGGGTATTATTAGCCAATTACTGTGATAAGACATTAATACGGAATGCTCTTGCTTTTGAAATAGGAAAAATCGTTGAACTAGAATACACTCCTCCGGTGAGCTTTGCGGATGTTTATTTAAATGGAACTTTTTTAGGAAATTATATGATTACGGATCAGATAGAGGTGGGAGGAAATAGAGTACCGGTTGAAAAACAAGATGCTACAGATACTACAGAACCTGCAATAACAGGCGGTTACCTCATAGAGTTAGACGGATTTGCTTATACCGAACCCGTATGGTTTACCACTACCAAAGGGGTCAATGTGTCAGTAAAATATCCTGATGACGATGAAATAAACACACAACAGCTTTCTTATATAAAAAAATATATTCAAAATTTTGAAAATGTATTGTTTTCTACCAATTTCAAAGATGCAACTTCAGGTTACANAGCGTACGCAGATAGCGCTTCATTAGTAAATTGGTATATCGCTTCGGAACTTACCGGTAATTCCGACTCGTTTTGGAGTACTTATATTTACAAAAAAAGAGATAATCCTAAACTGTTTTTCGGACCAATGTGGGATTATGATATTGCTTTTAATAACGATTATCGCCTAGGAGATGCAACCCTGAAATTGATGCGCGAATATGCGCACGAACCTAAAGCATGGATAAAACGACTGTGGGAAGATAATTGGTTTCAAAATGCGGTAAGAATACGATGGAAACAATTGATAGACAATGGATTGGAAACAAAACTGTTGAATTATATTACGCAAGTTCAAATAGAGCTCCAGCAATCACAACAAAAGAATTTTGAAAAATGGAATATTCTTAATACGGTGGTTTATAGAGAAGTTTATGTGTTTCCAACGTATGATCAAGGCGTCGATTATTTAAGGACATATCTTCAAAAAAGAATAGCTTTTCTAAATAATGGTTTTGTTTCGGATGGTTCTGTTCCGGTATATCCGCCATTCAGTCCCGAACCTAATTCATATTATCAGATTATTAATAAAAATTCGGGAAATGCTGTAGATGTTGTAGGACAATCTAATTTGGAGAATGCTCCATTGATGCTTTGGGCGCCGTTAGATGATAGAGAAACACAGTTTTGGCGATTTGTTGGTGATGAAAACGGAAATTACCAAATTATAAATAAAGCTTCGGAAAAAGCAATTAAATGTAAAGGAACATTGGGAGATACGCTTATTTTAGGCACACCTACCATAGACGCTTCATTTAAATGGGAAATTTTGCCTACCAACATTCAAGATTACTATGGAATAATTAATACAAACTCTGGATACGGCTTTAATAATAAGGGAGGAAGTTTGAATAATGGAACTCCACTCATTGAATGGAACAGTGATATTTATACAAGCACGAATGCAAAATTCACTTTCAAAAAGATAACAACACCGGTATTTAATACTACTGCGGATGTAAAACTATTGAAAACGTATTATGATAAAAAATATCAGTCGCTTCACATCTTGTTTGATGTTGGCGTTTATGACCGGTTTGTTTTGAATGTTTATTCGGTAAATGGTTGTCTTGTTAAGAGCATAAAGTCATTTAATTCTTCAAATGCCGTGAATGTGCAAGATTTAACACAAGGTGTTTATATTGTGAATCTTCAATCGGATAAAGATGTTTACGTATCGAAATTTATTAAACAATAGAAATAAAAAAGAGAACTTAGCAGTTCTCTTTTTTATTTAATTTTCTTCGTTTATTTCAACTACTGAAATTCCCAGTTTTTTGTTTAAGTCCATTATGGGAGTGACTATCCGAATAGAATTTTCTCCTTTTAAAGAGATGGGTTCGTTGGCATTGATAACGGTAAAATCAGCATAAGGAATGCCTGTTTCTTTTTTATCGGTGGAAAGAAGAATTTTACCTGCAGCATCAAGGATATACGCTTTTTTTATGTGTGGTTCTTTTAATAGATTATCCAAATGAAGTTGTGCTTCATCTTTATTGCTGTGTAACAAATCACTCCGCATTACCCACGAAAA
The genomic region above belongs to uncultured Paludibacter sp. and contains:
- a CDS encoding Amino acid/peptide transporter (Peptide:H+ symporter) gives rise to the protein MLKEHPRGLFVAFFTNMGERFGFYTMMAILVLFLQVKYGLSVKAAGDYYXWFYFAIYAMALIGGMMADWTKKYKTVILYGQIIMFIGYIMMAVPSMSLAGSFAALXVISLGNGLFKGNLQAVVGQLYDDEKYAKYRDSAFMIFYMGINVGAFFAPFVATEVRDWWLTKNGFLHDGSLPALAHQYLNGTLKDTAQFQELANKAVLHGTPITDLSAFAHQYLDVFSRGYNWAFAIAAVAMIASLLVYVIFNKLLPSKSVSKAVEKQTNTINNAESSKMGRSLVISLLLMGVTAILIQLIPGLEQSSKXGLGMAIGLFVAFVSYIFQIATKDEQPRVIALILVFLVVIFFWMSFHQNGLTLTVFARDYTVKEVSAFTFLFFNLKSILCVIATIVGLFLLFRSKSTLRYRVIGGALTIIFGLIAYYLVTYQYSATNPIAPEIFQSFNPLFIVALTPAVMGLFSFLNSKGLEPSTPRKIGIGMIVAALGFVVVLVASLNLISPRLLGGAAVPDEMRVSPYWLISSYLILTIAELFLSPMGXSFVSKVAPARFQGLMQGGWLLATAVGNKLLFVGSLLWDRVDLYVLWGVFMICCFVSAIFIFSMMKRLEKATKTE
- a CDS encoding conserved exported hypothetical protein (Evidence 4 : Unknown function but conserved in other organisms); translation: MKKILHISLFLFLFGVVHLSAQNKQLTNIPTFYIKTVNNVPVNSKEIYVPGTIEVVSSNASDVFTDSLEIRGRGNSTWTFPKKPYRIKLKSKRNLLSLPAKAKNWVLLANYCDKTLIRNALAFEIGKIVELEYTPPVSFADVYLNGTFLGNYMITDQIEVGGNRVPVEKQDATDTTEPAITGGYLIELDGFAYTEPVWFTTTKGVNVSVKYPDDDEINTQQLSYIKKYIQNFENVLFSTNFKDATSGYXAYADSASLVNWYIASELTGNSDSFWSTYIYKKRDNPKLFFGPMWDYDIAFNNDYRLGDATLKLMREYAHEPKAWIKRLWEDNWFQNAVRIRWKQLIDNGLETKLLNYITQVQIELQQSQQKNFEKWNILNTVVYREVYVFPTYDQGVDYLRTYLQKRIAFLNNGFVSDGSVPVYPPFSPEPNSYYQIINKNSGNAVDVVGQSNLENAPLMLWAPLDDRETQFWRFVGDENGNYQIINKASEKAIKCKGTLGDTLILGTPTIDASFKWEILPTNIQDYYGIINTNSGYGFNNKGGSLNNGTPLIEWNSDIYTSTNAKFTFKKITTPVFNTTADVKLLKTYYDKKYQSLHILFDVGVYDRFVLNVYSVNGCLVKSIKSFNSSNAVNVQDLTQGVYIVNLQSDKDVYVSKFIKQ
- a CDS encoding hypothetical protein (Evidence 5 : Unknown function), whose amino-acid sequence is MATSQNPLTGRMSGTVGNFVATTYRGQNVIRSKAFNPKDANSEAQQKHRSIFKLMSDEYTSLASIISFGFPNRPKNQSPYNAFMAANLPVAVDKSGETPVIDYSKMVLSKGSLPRVNVVSVETGETGITVNYQPRSAYPEASPDDVVTAVVKSTEGMLYSVSKPRGELETDSILLPLLNATTDNVIYIYLMVVSADKQKASQTSYVVM
- a CDS encoding hypothetical protein (Evidence 5 : Unknown function) codes for the protein MKTEINKTSAETHKTTSVLFERNKRFIKYVFWGMFLVIIILAILALIKIRKLQEENIKQKVMYENKIDSIHLADMTSMAKTFSWVMRSDLLHSNKDEAQLHLDNLLKEPHIKKAYILDAAGKILLSTDKKETGIPYADFTVINANEPISLKGENSIRIVTPIMDLNKKLGISVVEINEEN
- a CDS encoding conserved hypothetical protein (Evidence 4 : Unknown function but conserved in other organisms); this translates as MSEINFTFGIKSIDILEFSYVHPKNTFPENASFRFETNIEQKVNLEKANIYVISTFHIHCESTGEKLGNAVVSCVYGIENIKQFINENNVFELPEQIVVLFNSISISTCRGVLFTLFRGTPLHSVVLPVIXPKEFTKQKPL